The following are encoded together in the Gilvimarinus sp. DA14 genome:
- a CDS encoding BamA/TamA family outer membrane protein, protein MPYSPGTNLLRRLAMGVAFSMSTSLACAQTTGDASTEANKESPWLLVPKISSNPKIGTSVGGVGGYLFQLDKESTASMAALMANYSDTDSVTASGFFKGFWDGDSKRLIAGVAGGKIRNDYEDYLGTGQEVSTTDDMKFAFVRYLQEVHKNWFLGGQAVYTNYYIDGEGLLTNEIFSLLGLTGYTSGGVGLTAMYDSRDNQNSPLRGMNLNLSNIAYRENLGGDQDFDTYRLQFKHYLPVGAKSVFAYRAVGRWSDDAPTGAYSSVTLRGYTRGQYLAPNSVMAEGELRWNLTGKWGLHLFGGVSCLYGDDKSCGDSENIYTSGGVGGEYMLKPSQRMVVSADYAVGEGDNQGFYLRFGQAF, encoded by the coding sequence ATGCCATATAGCCCAGGTACTAACCTTTTACGTCGTCTCGCCATGGGCGTAGCCTTTAGCATGAGCACCTCACTCGCCTGCGCCCAAACCACCGGCGACGCGAGTACCGAGGCAAATAAAGAATCCCCCTGGCTGCTGGTACCCAAAATCAGCAGCAACCCCAAAATTGGCACTTCGGTGGGCGGCGTGGGCGGTTACCTGTTTCAGCTCGATAAAGAGTCCACCGCCTCAATGGCGGCGCTGATGGCCAACTACAGCGATACCGACTCGGTGACCGCCTCGGGATTTTTTAAAGGCTTTTGGGACGGCGACAGCAAACGTTTGATTGCCGGCGTGGCCGGAGGAAAAATTCGCAACGATTACGAAGATTACCTGGGCACCGGTCAGGAAGTCTCCACCACCGATGACATGAAATTTGCGTTTGTGCGCTACCTGCAAGAGGTACACAAAAACTGGTTTTTGGGCGGTCAGGCGGTCTACACCAATTACTACATCGACGGCGAAGGTTTACTCACCAATGAAATTTTCTCGCTGCTGGGTCTTACCGGTTATACCTCGGGTGGGGTGGGCTTAACCGCTATGTACGATAGCCGCGACAATCAGAACTCACCCCTTCGGGGGATGAACCTGAACCTTAGCAACATCGCCTACCGGGAAAATTTAGGGGGTGATCAGGACTTCGACACCTACCGGTTGCAGTTTAAACACTACTTACCCGTGGGCGCCAAATCGGTCTTTGCCTACCGCGCGGTGGGCCGCTGGAGCGATGATGCCCCAACAGGCGCTTACTCAAGCGTGACCCTGCGCGGCTACACTCGAGGCCAATACCTGGCGCCTAACTCGGTGATGGCCGAGGGCGAACTGCGCTGGAACCTCACCGGCAAATGGGGGCTGCACCTGTTTGGCGGTGTGTCTTGCCTGTATGGCGACGACAAAAGCTGCGGCGACAGTGAGAATATTTACACCAGTGGCGGTGTGGGTGGCGAGTATATGCTTAAGCCCTCGCAGCGCATGGTAGTCTCGGCTGACTATGCCGTGGGCGAGGGGGATAACCAGGGGTTTTATTTACGCTTTGGTCAGGCGTTTTAA
- a CDS encoding nucleoside deaminase, giving the protein MNHNDFIARSIELAAASAASGGGPFGAVIVKDGQVLAEASNQVTGSCDPTAHAEVAAIRLACERLGDHQLTGCTLYSSCEPCPMCLGAIYWARLDAVYFAATRDQAAAAGFDDSLIYREVSQPLAQRQIPFQHIEAPQSERPFNEWQVNAEKTLY; this is encoded by the coding sequence ATGAATCACAATGATTTTATAGCCCGCAGTATCGAACTGGCGGCGGCGTCTGCTGCCAGTGGCGGCGGTCCCTTTGGCGCGGTGATTGTTAAAGACGGGCAGGTGCTGGCCGAGGCCAGTAATCAGGTTACCGGCAGCTGTGACCCGACGGCCCACGCCGAAGTGGCAGCCATTCGTTTAGCCTGCGAGCGCCTGGGCGATCACCAACTGACGGGCTGTACGCTCTACAGCAGTTGCGAACCCTGCCCCATGTGCCTGGGCGCCATATACTGGGCGCGGCTCGATGCCGTTTACTTCGCCGCAACCCGCGATCAGGCAGCCGCGGCGGGTTTTGATGACTCGCTTATCTACCGCGAGGTCTCCCAGCCTTTAGCACAGCGGCAGATTCCCTTTCAGCATATTGAGGCGCCCCAGAGCGAGCGGCCGTTTAACGAATGGCAGGTTAATGCCGAAAAAACACTTTATTAG
- a CDS encoding response regulator: protein MALRILVADDASFIRDMVKKHLRDKLPGVEIYEAPDGSRALAASKGQTMDLILSDWEMPNLSGEELLRSLREDARYQATPFIMISSRGDRAHVVKAVQAGVTDYITKPFTPEELIRKVFKQLQKIGKLPGPPGKGAGQAQAQAKGHAFGSVDVLTSGSAEVPASAPEVKTKAKKLRAQLRFDSNKPPVACVIRDVNLQVLSAAIAKDNGLPGLFDQVVVDIGTEDGSETVQLNAYTHSLQAAEARPDSRLVKIQLRFVDNDGAKAEQLSHLIGR, encoded by the coding sequence ATGGCACTGCGAATACTTGTGGCCGATGACGCCAGCTTTATCCGCGATATGGTGAAAAAGCACCTGCGCGACAAACTGCCCGGTGTAGAGATATACGAAGCGCCCGATGGCAGCCGGGCACTGGCCGCTTCCAAGGGGCAAACCATGGACTTAATTTTGTCCGACTGGGAAATGCCCAACCTCAGTGGTGAAGAGTTGCTGCGCAGCCTGCGCGAAGATGCCCGCTACCAGGCCACCCCATTTATTATGATTTCCAGCCGGGGCGATCGCGCTCACGTGGTTAAAGCCGTGCAGGCGGGGGTGACGGACTACATCACCAAGCCCTTCACCCCTGAAGAGCTGATTCGCAAAGTGTTTAAGCAACTGCAAAAAATCGGCAAGCTCCCCGGCCCGCCGGGCAAGGGGGCGGGCCAGGCACAAGCCCAGGCAAAAGGTCACGCCTTCGGCTCGGTAGATGTGCTGACCAGCGGCAGTGCCGAAGTGCCCGCCTCTGCTCCCGAGGTGAAAACCAAGGCGAAAAAATTGCGCGCGCAATTGCGCTTTGACAGCAACAAGCCGCCCGTCGCCTGCGTAATTCGCGATGTAAATTTACAGGTGCTGTCGGCGGCTATTGCCAAAGACAATGGTTTGCCGGGGTTATTCGACCAGGTGGTGGTGGATATTGGCACTGAGGACGGCAGCGAGACGGTGCAACTTAACGCTTACACCCACAGCCTGCAGGCCGCCGAGGCGCGCCCCGATAGCCGATTGGTAAAAATCCAGCTGCGCTTTGTGGATAACGACGGCGCCAAAGCCGAGCAGCTGTCTCACTTAATAGGCCGCTGA